In Juglans regia cultivar Chandler chromosome 13, Walnut 2.0, whole genome shotgun sequence, the DNA window TTATGCCAAAATTAAATGAGGTGGTTAGATCCTTATGCCCTAATTTACTATTTGTAGGAACAAATATATGCTGAAATATCAATGCTAAGAGCAGAAACTCATCGTCTTCAGCTTGGTATGCAACGTTACACTGGTGAGGACATGAGCTCCTTAACGTACGAGGATTTGGATCAACTTGAACAAGAACTAGAGCACTCCATTAACAAGATTCGAGATCGGAAggtattattaataaatatgaaaaaatctattttcaagcGTGACaactttttttctataattttaatgGGTCGACGTTCcatgatatatatgtaattatatatacactaacTTAAAAGTAATAACAGTCATAAAATCATGCGCACtacaatgtttttttctttttctcttgttttcatatatccttttttaaaacaagtagtATTGTGCGTGCGTGTCATGCGCAGAACGAGCTCTTGAACCAGCAGATGGACAACCTGAGAAGGAAGGTGAAAATTCTCCGTCTATGCAACATACATggacacacacatgcacacgaCGAACTTGCATTCAATAATATAAATCTCCTCTTGTCTTGTAATGTTCAGGAGCGGATGTTGGAGGATGAAAACAGCAGCATGTACCATTGGGTAAGTAAAAGATTCAAAAGAGCTCCAATGGATGTCCAACCAAACAATATAGATTTGGATCACTTCATTTAGTAGTAAAACCAAACAATATAgatttgcaaagaaaaaaaatagtgatcAATGGAGATTCAAGATAACTACGTGCTTTGGCTGATGGCTATGGACAGATTCAGGAGAACCGAGCAGCCATAGAGTATCAGCAGGCGGCAATGGAGGGAAAGACAGTGGAGCATCAACAAGTTGGAGATCATTTCTCGTTATATGGAGACCAACCCAGTAGTGTGCTTCAACTTGCCACCATTCCTCCTCATATTCAGCCATATCATCTCCAACTTGCTCAGCCCAATCTTCGAGATTAACTTTCGTCTCTAATTCCATAGGGTATGGCATcaacattattatcattatttctacaacatcatcatcatatataaaTCTTATCATCATCTACAAAACTGCTAGATATGCCAGCCATCGAATTATAGGCCTGCACATATTCAGTAGGCTCACTTAACATCAAAAGGGTGAATTGGTTGCAGACTGATGCAAGTAGGTGTGTCCAACAGGCATTTTGTGCAGTTTCAATCATaaattttacttcttttttaattGACATAAATGGATCATTATTGAGATGTGGGTTAGAATGGCTATCATTCAGCTCAGTTAGGAGGCATCAGACAGCTTCCAAGACATGgaaaaaaacatgaataaaaatgatTGTGCAGCATGTTTTTCAAATGAGTACTGCTACAtccacaaaataattacacaaaataatctcacaaattgacatgacttcttctgatctattagatctactttataataaaagtaactttacaatctgacaaaccAAATCAAGCCATATCAGTTTGTAgaattgtttttgtataatccctttgtggctaaagtatttcccCTTTCAAATGGGTTTGTTTCTTGGTAAAACTAGAATGTAGAATGTGTTTTGCATTATCTACACCTTATGAACTAGAAATATTCACAAGTGAGAAGGTTCCTAATTCCAGACTTCCCTTCGTTGTTGGGGCTAAACTCACTCATCCAAGCAAATCAATAAAATCAACAATATCATGAATCATTCACTTTATATTCTTTCTCAATTGTTTACAAGTTATTTTTGCACTATATCTTCTTTGAATGCCTTCTGataagttaatttattaatgtattttcaGATTGAGGTTTAGTGAGATGAGCTTCTTATATGATCAAGAAGATGAAGGAATAAAAGCTCATGACATTGTTATCAAGATGAAGACTCGCGGTTACTTGTGTGGA includes these proteins:
- the LOC108988461 gene encoding protein TRANSPARENT TESTA 16-like isoform X1, with the protein product MGRGKIPIRRIENQTTRQVTFSKRRSGLLKKTHELSVLCDAQIGLIIFSSTGKMCQYCTEPLRMEEIIERYQKVTGTCVPEHDAREQIYAEISMLRAETHRLQLGMQRYTGEDMSSLTYEDLDQLEQELEHSINKIRDRKNELLNQQMDNLRRKERMLEDENSSMYHWIQENRAAIEYQQAAMEGKTVEHQQVGDHFSLYGDQPSSVLQLATIPPHIQPYHLQLAQPNLRD
- the LOC108988461 gene encoding protein TRANSPARENT TESTA 16-like isoform X2, yielding MGRGKIPIRRIENQTTRQVTFSKRRSGLLKKTHELSVLCDAQIGLIIFSSTGKMCQYCTEPLRMEEIIERYQKVTGTCVPEHDARLGMQRYTGEDMSSLTYEDLDQLEQELEHSINKIRDRKNELLNQQMDNLRRKERMLEDENSSMYHWIQENRAAIEYQQAAMEGKTVEHQQVGDHFSLYGDQPSSVLQLATIPPHIQPYHLQLAQPNLRD